A region from the Raphanus sativus cultivar WK10039 unplaced genomic scaffold, ASM80110v3 Scaffold1174, whole genome shotgun sequence genome encodes:
- the LOC130503846 gene encoding uncharacterized protein LOC130503846, with amino-acid sequence MAGDQKGQLTTDEKLLLKAMNAQLQQNMKPSLDKFRQEFRQALQQATGPNLESRSSERRQRRGYEGRSNHRDNFADQKLKIPPFYGDADPAIYVEWEEKLELIFSSQNYAERKKVQLATDEFYGYASSWWNKLRKSRRLDGKEPVETWLKLSSLMRREYVPRQYYKEVLQRQKRTRKEETKMADYEKEISSLVKEILKTIKPLDKLKKLPKNQEPVTTVSELNDAESDSAAPFQEAQTETSLVKGKFEKGQEFSLFLSQSEFNFNNSFDELTCLEPVQPSRIVSVSQVAKEDSAEKEPELRF; translated from the coding sequence ATGGCAGGAGATCAGAAAGGACAACTCACTACAGATGAAAAGCTCTTACTGAAGGCTATGAATGCTCAACTGCAGCAAAACATGAAGCCCAGCCTTGATAAATTTCGACAGGAGTTTAGACAGGCACTTCAACAAGCTACTGGTCCCAATCTTGAGTCTAGAAGCAGTGAGAGGAGACAGAGACGTGGGTATGAAGGCAGAAGCAATCACAGAGATAATTTTGCTGATCAAAAGCTGAAAATTCCTCCTTTCTATGGTGATGCTGATCCTGCTATATATGTGGAGTGGGAAGAGAAGCTGGAGTTGATTTTCAGTAGTCAAAACTATGCTGAAAGAAAGAAGGTGCAACTGGCTACTGATGAGTTTTATGGTTATGCTTCAAGCTGGTGGAATAAATTGAGAAAGTCCAGAAGACTTGATGGAAAAGAACCAGTGGAAACATGGCTTAAGCTGAGCTCTTTGATGCGTAGAGAGTATGTTCCAAGACAGTACTACAAAGAAGTACTTCAAAGgcagaaaagaacaagaaaagaagaaaccaaGATGGCTGATTATGAGAAAGAAATCAGCAGCCTTGTTAAGGAGATTCTTAAGACCATCAAGCCCTTAGACAAGCTGAAGAAGCTCCCAAAGAATCAAGAACCAGTTACTACTGTCTCAGAACTCAATGATGCAGAATCAGACTCAGCTGCCCCATTTCAAGAAGCTCAAACCGAAACATCTTTGGTAAAAGGAAAGTTTGAAAAAGGACAAGAGTTTTCTCTGTTCTTATCTCAGtctgaatttaattttaataattcctttgatgaactaacttgtcttgaaccggtgcaaccgagtagaATTGTTTCAGTGTCACAGGTTGCAAAAGAAGACTCAGCAGAGAAAGAACCAGAactgagattttag